Genomic window (Candidatus Krumholzibacteriia bacterium):
GGTGGTGCCCGAGTTGCCGCAGTCGAGTGCGTCGGTGGCCGGCCGCAGTCGGAAGCCGCGACCGTGGACGGTCCACGCTCCGGTGCCCTCTTCGTCGATCCGCACCCCGAGCGCGCGCAGGCACGAGGCGGTCGACCGCGCGTCGGCGCCGGGGTTGCCGCCGTGCACCGTGGCGGTCCCGTCGGCGACGGCGTTGAAGAGGAGCGCGCGGTGCGTGATCGACTTGTCGCCGACCGGGCGCAGCTCCCCGCGGAGCGGCCGCGATCCGTCGACCGCGACCGTCGGACCCGATGGATTCACGGTGACGTTCAGACTCCCGTGGTTCCCGCGGCGAACACGCGATCGAGGGCCCGCAGGAACGCGGCGTTCTCCTCTTCGGTTCCCGTGTTCACGCGGAACGATCCCTCACCGAGTCCGAAGGAATGCATCGGACGCACGATCACGCCCTCGCGCAGCAGGGCGCCGAAGACCTCGGTCGACTCCTGCGGCGTGAAGGCCAGGTAGAAATTGGTCTGCGACGGCACGATCCGGCAGCCGCGCTCCTGCAGCCCCTCACCGAGCTGGTCGAGGCGGCGGCGGTTGGTCTCGCGGCGTTCGGCCACGCGGTCCTGATAGCGCAGCGCCGTGGCCGCCGCCTTCTGCGCCAGACGGTTCACGTTGAAGGGCTGCCGCACGCGCTGCAGCATGCCGATCACCTCGGGGTGGCCGAGGGCGTAGCCGATCCGCAGCGCGGCGATGCTGTAGATCTTCGAGAACGACCGCACGCTGACGAGGTTCACGAAGCGCTCGCGCAGGCGGAAGAAGTCGGGGAAGTCGTCGGCGGTGACGAACTCGACGTAGGCCTCGTCGAGCACGACCAGCACGTCCTCGGGCACGCGCTCGAGGAAGCGCACGAGATCGGCCTCGCTCACGTAGGTGCCCGTGGGATTGTTGGGATTGCACACCATGACCGCACGCGTGCGCGGGGTGATGGCGTCGGCCATCGCGTCGAGGTCGTGCACGTGATCGCCGGTCAGCGGCACCGACACGCCCATGTCGAAGTGCGACTGCGACAGCAGCCCGTAGATCGGGAAGCTCGGGTGGGCGTAGACGATCTCGTCGCCGTCGCGGGCGACGAGGTGCACGATCAGCTCGAGGATCTCGTTGGCGCCGTTGCCGAAGAGGACCTCGTCGCGGCCGATCGGGTAGACCTCGGTGACCGCGTCGAGCAGGTGGTGCCATGTGGCATCGGGATAGCGGTGCAGTTCGTCCATTTCGGCTCGCAGAGCGTCCTTGACCTCGGGGAAGGGGCCCTCGGGGT
Coding sequences:
- the hisC gene encoding histidinol-phosphate transaminase, with translation MSSAESRKPTRFVERIRPAVRALRPYEPGKPIEEVQRELGLDHIVKLASNEYPEGPFPEVKDALRAEMDELHRYPDATWHHLLDAVTEVYPIGRDEVLFGNGANEILELIVHLVARDGDEIVYAHPSFPIYGLLSQSHFDMGVSVPLTGDHVHDLDAMADAITPRTRAVMVCNPNNPTGTYVSEADLVRFLERVPEDVLVVLDEAYVEFVTADDFPDFFRLRERFVNLVSVRSFSKIYSIAALRIGYALGHPEVIGMLQRVRQPFNVNRLAQKAAATALRYQDRVAERRETNRRRLDQLGEGLQERGCRIVPSQTNFYLAFTPQESTEVFGALLREGVIVRPMHSFGLGEGSFRVNTGTEEENAAFLRALDRVFAAGTTGV